One genomic region from Proteus vulgaris encodes:
- a CDS encoding pirin family protein → MKKIIGIYKAPRQHWVGDGFHVRSLFSYGNHGKYLNPFLLLDRAGPTDFPASQGHNRGVGEHPHRGFETVTIVYKGEVAHHDSTGEGGVIGPGDVQWMTAASGILHQEYHSDAFTKEGGVLDMVQLWVNLPSEAKSEPAGYQLLKESAIPVLPLADNAGQMRIIAGDYHDTHGAAKTFSPVDVWDIQLKSAKSATLPTKKDRYVGLVVLHGSVYLDNQTQLQTGDLVILDNEGGSVNLEAIEDAIVLYLSGEPINEPVVGYGPFVMNSEAQIKQAIDDFNQGKFGRIPNE, encoded by the coding sequence ATGAAAAAGATCATAGGTATTTATAAAGCGCCTCGTCAACATTGGGTTGGTGATGGTTTTCATGTTCGCTCACTCTTTAGTTATGGTAATCATGGTAAGTATTTAAACCCATTTTTACTTTTAGATAGAGCAGGCCCTACTGATTTTCCTGCATCTCAAGGACATAATCGTGGTGTCGGTGAACACCCTCATCGTGGGTTTGAAACGGTCACTATCGTTTATAAAGGTGAAGTTGCACACCATGATTCCACCGGAGAAGGTGGCGTAATCGGCCCTGGTGACGTGCAATGGATGACCGCGGCATCAGGTATTTTACACCAAGAATATCATTCTGATGCATTTACCAAAGAAGGCGGTGTGTTAGATATGGTGCAATTGTGGGTTAATCTTCCATCTGAGGCTAAATCGGAACCTGCTGGCTATCAATTGCTAAAAGAAAGCGCGATCCCTGTACTTCCTTTAGCAGATAATGCCGGACAAATGCGCATTATTGCCGGTGATTATCACGACACACATGGCGCAGCAAAAACTTTTTCACCCGTTGACGTGTGGGACATTCAATTAAAGAGTGCAAAATCGGCCACATTACCAACGAAAAAAGATCGCTATGTTGGCTTAGTGGTTTTACATGGCAGTGTTTATCTTGATAATCAAACTCAACTACAAACAGGTGATTTGGTAATTTTAGATAATGAAGGTGGTTCAGTTAATCTTGAAGCTATTGAAGATGCGATTGTTTTATATCTCAGTGGTGAGCCTATTAATGAGCCTGTTGTAGGTTATGGCCCTTTTGTCATGAATAGCGAAGCTCAAATCAAACAAGCTATTGATGATTTTAACCAAGGTAAATTTGGTCGTATTCCTAACGAATAA
- a CDS encoding LysR substrate-binding domain-containing protein, which translates to MKYDLNDLYYFVKVVEFGGFSQAAETLGIPKSKLSRRIADLEQKLNVSLIYRSTRQFHVTKIGQTFYQQCKNVVSEAEIAEEVICSAQGHPHGTIKLSCPVALLQIYIQDILVDFMEKYPDINIQILAINRPVDVISEGLDLALRVRALPLDDSGLTMKILGYSRRVLVASPLLFKGQEIPDSPEQLADYPILANSEHSQQYTLTLTHENGTVSTQHVTPKLATTDVITLYKATLKGLGITRLPLSVVEKDLQDGSLIEVLPSWRFPKDVIHAVYPSRKGLLPAIQVLLEYLADNMSPLKE; encoded by the coding sequence ATGAAGTATGATTTAAATGATCTCTACTATTTTGTGAAAGTCGTTGAGTTTGGCGGTTTTTCTCAAGCAGCAGAAACATTAGGTATACCTAAATCTAAACTAAGTCGTCGTATTGCTGATTTAGAACAGAAACTCAATGTCTCTTTGATTTATCGTTCTACACGTCAATTTCATGTCACCAAAATCGGGCAGACATTTTATCAGCAGTGTAAAAATGTAGTCTCAGAAGCTGAAATTGCAGAAGAAGTTATTTGTTCAGCGCAAGGGCACCCACATGGCACCATTAAACTCTCGTGTCCTGTCGCATTATTGCAAATTTATATTCAAGATATTTTGGTCGATTTTATGGAAAAATATCCGGATATTAATATCCAGATATTAGCTATTAATCGTCCTGTTGATGTAATTAGTGAAGGCCTTGATTTAGCCTTGCGAGTAAGAGCATTACCGCTAGATGATTCAGGTTTAACGATGAAAATTCTAGGTTATTCTCGGCGTGTTCTAGTCGCCAGCCCTTTATTATTTAAAGGACAAGAGATCCCCGATTCGCCAGAACAACTGGCAGACTATCCTATTTTGGCAAATAGCGAACACTCACAACAATATACACTTACTTTAACTCATGAAAATGGTACGGTTTCCACACAACATGTGACTCCGAAATTAGCGACAACCGATGTTATTACACTTTATAAAGCAACACTAAAAGGATTAGGAATAACTCGATTACCACTGAGTGTGGTTGAAAAAGATCTACAAGACGGCTCGTTAATTGAAGTGTTGCCAAGTTGGCGTTTTCCTAAAGATGTTATTCATGCAGTTTATCCGTCAAGAAAAGGGTTATTGCCTGCTATTCAGGTATTGCTGGAATACCTTGCTGATAATATGTCGCCATTGAAAGAGTAA